Proteins encoded together in one Prosthecobacter fusiformis window:
- a CDS encoding VOC family protein, protein MSTTPSYKPASYNSVSPYLVVTNAAATIQFLKDVFGGEELRRMPDPKRENRLMHAEVRLDDTVIMLGDCIEGGWPAVEAHVHVYVPDVDATYAKALACGATGVQEPVQKDDEDKRGGFKDAGGTTWWVGTKVD, encoded by the coding sequence ATGAGCACGACCCCTTCCTATAAACCGGCTTCCTATAATTCCGTCTCCCCCTATCTGGTGGTGACGAATGCGGCGGCGACGATTCAGTTTCTGAAAGATGTCTTCGGAGGCGAGGAACTGCGGCGCATGCCGGACCCGAAAAGGGAGAACCGCCTGATGCATGCCGAAGTGCGCCTGGATGATACCGTAATTATGCTGGGCGATTGCATCGAAGGTGGCTGGCCTGCCGTGGAGGCCCATGTGCATGTCTATGTGCCCGATGTGGACGCCACCTATGCCAAGGCGCTGGCCTGCGGAGCTACCGGCGTGCAGGAACCTGTGCAGAAGGATGATGAGGACAAACGCGGCGGTTTTAAAGACGCCGGCGGGACGACTTGGTGGGTGGGGACGAAGGTGGATTGA
- a CDS encoding AAA family ATPase, producing MIKKISLKFGSAPGEQAVSFDCTPVTVFVGPNNSGKSKALSEILHFCSEGTKVENNIILSDLIFDEPSEQAAKQNLEHVKLMPRRGESLQLGNTIVGKKSVRYHMPEHDLLAWLLAPNTNSHAFCFYYLSYNTIILNGQNRINLIEDQPAGDLQQPAHSSFQVLFRDDNKRSEVRRIVHEAFGLYLTIDPTNLGQLRLRLSKRAPSTAMEERGIHDEAVSYHSASLPIHSGSDGIKAFTGMITEIIAGDPKILLIDEPEAFLHPSLAYKLGKEIAQATLGSDKRIFVSTHSPNFVMGCIQSGTPVNIVRLTYRNEVSTARILPNHEILRLMRNPLLRSTGVLEGLFYEYVIVTESDTDRAFYQEINERLLNFKPEWGIPNCLFINAQNKQTVKTILKPLRSLGIPAAGVVDIDILKEGGTVWTSFLESGFLPSLSYRPYSDIRAAVKQSLDLSGSCMKRHGGLTLLNESAREAGNNLFDELARYGLFVVRHGELESWLQELQVSHHGPTWLIEVFNKIGEDPDKPNYLKPGDDDVWRFIFQIKEWFFRKDRKGIPF from the coding sequence ATGATTAAAAAAATAAGTTTAAAATTTGGAAGCGCGCCGGGTGAACAAGCGGTATCATTTGATTGTACTCCTGTAACTGTTTTTGTCGGCCCTAATAATTCTGGGAAAAGCAAAGCTCTTTCTGAAATTCTCCATTTTTGCAGTGAAGGTACCAAGGTCGAGAATAATATAATACTTTCGGATTTAATATTCGACGAACCTTCAGAGCAAGCTGCTAAACAAAATTTAGAACACGTAAAACTAATGCCGCGTCGGGGTGAATCACTCCAATTGGGCAACACTATTGTTGGAAAAAAAAGTGTCAGGTATCATATGCCAGAACACGACCTTTTGGCATGGTTGCTGGCTCCAAATACTAACTCACATGCTTTTTGTTTTTATTACCTTTCTTATAACACAATTATACTAAATGGACAAAATCGGATAAACCTTATAGAAGATCAGCCTGCCGGAGATCTTCAACAACCAGCACATTCAAGCTTTCAAGTTCTTTTTCGAGATGATAACAAAAGGTCTGAAGTTCGAAGAATAGTGCATGAAGCTTTTGGTCTATATCTAACTATCGATCCTACTAACCTCGGTCAACTGAGGTTAAGGCTATCTAAGCGGGCGCCCTCCACCGCAATGGAGGAAAGAGGTATTCATGATGAAGCTGTAAGTTATCATTCCGCTTCCCTGCCAATTCATTCGGGTAGTGATGGGATAAAAGCATTTACCGGAATGATTACCGAGATAATTGCGGGCGATCCCAAAATTCTTCTGATTGATGAGCCGGAGGCATTTTTGCACCCGTCTCTAGCTTATAAATTAGGGAAAGAAATTGCTCAAGCCACCTTAGGCAGTGATAAACGAATCTTTGTTTCTACCCATTCTCCTAATTTTGTGATGGGCTGTATTCAGTCAGGCACACCAGTCAATATAGTACGTCTTACATATCGAAACGAAGTGTCGACTGCAAGAATTCTGCCAAACCATGAAATTCTTCGGTTGATGCGCAATCCATTGCTTAGATCTACAGGCGTCCTTGAAGGCTTGTTTTATGAATATGTGATTGTAACCGAATCCGACACAGATAGGGCATTCTACCAAGAAATTAACGAGCGACTTTTAAACTTCAAGCCTGAGTGGGGTATTCCAAATTGTCTTTTTATAAATGCCCAAAACAAGCAGACCGTTAAAACAATCCTCAAGCCCCTTCGATCTCTAGGTATACCAGCGGCTGGGGTGGTCGATATTGATATATTGAAGGAAGGCGGCACGGTATGGACCAGTTTCCTGGAGAGTGGCTTTCTCCCGAGCTTATCGTATCGCCCCTATTCCGATATAAGGGCAGCCGTTAAACAATCCTTAGATTTGTCAGGTTCTTGTATGAAAAGACATGGGGGCCTTACTTTGCTGAATGAGAGCGCGAGGGAGGCTGGTAATAATCTTTTTGATGAGTTGGCGCGGTATGGATTATTTGTCGTGCGTCATGGAGAACTTGAATCTTGGCTTCAAGAATTGCAGGTGTCACATCATGGACCCACTTGGCTCATAGAGGTGTTTAATAAGATCGGCGAAGATCCAGATAAGCCAAATTACTTAAAGCCTGGTGATGACGATGTTTGGAGATTTATTTTCCAGATTAAAGAGTGGTTTTTTCGCAAAGATAGGAAAGGCATTCCTTTTTAA